A DNA window from Allokutzneria albata contains the following coding sequences:
- a CDS encoding M20/M25/M40 family metallo-hydrolase has product MGSDNDGTKKNTLRQAEDEVVTLASELIRIDSTNTGDPDTVVGERAAAEYVAAQLADVGYDTTYVESGNGMKGRGNVFARLEGADPSRPALLVHGHLDVVPADASEWSVHPFSGAVQDDYVWGRGAVDMKDMVAMTLATARRLKRDGIVPPRDIVFAFLADEEAGGLHGAQWLVDNRPELFDGCTEAIGEVGGFSITVKDGVRAYLIETAEKGIAWMRLRVRGRAGHGSMLTDDNSVTRLSEAVARLGRHTFPLVMTDSVREFLAAITELTGLEFPEDDIDGAVAKLGGLARIIGATLRDTANPTMLNAGYKANVIPSSAEAVVDCRILPGRQPAFERELDEILGPDVEREWIANLPALETSFDGPLVDTMSASIMAEDPGAKVVPYMLSGGTDAKAFSRLGIRCFGFAPLKLPADLDFSALFHGVDERVPIEALQFGTRVLDRFLRHS; this is encoded by the coding sequence GTGGGCAGCGACAACGACGGCACGAAGAAGAACACCCTCCGACAGGCCGAGGACGAGGTGGTCACCCTCGCCAGCGAGCTGATCCGGATCGACTCCACCAACACCGGCGATCCCGACACCGTGGTGGGGGAACGTGCGGCCGCCGAGTACGTGGCCGCCCAGCTCGCCGACGTCGGCTACGACACCACCTACGTCGAGTCCGGCAACGGCATGAAGGGCCGCGGCAACGTCTTCGCCCGCCTCGAGGGCGCCGACCCCAGCCGCCCGGCACTGCTCGTGCACGGACACCTCGACGTCGTCCCCGCCGACGCCAGCGAATGGTCGGTCCACCCCTTCTCCGGTGCCGTCCAAGACGACTATGTCTGGGGCCGCGGCGCCGTCGACATGAAGGACATGGTCGCCATGACCCTGGCGACCGCCCGCCGCCTCAAGCGCGACGGCATCGTCCCGCCCCGCGACATCGTCTTCGCGTTCCTCGCCGACGAGGAAGCAGGCGGCCTGCACGGCGCACAGTGGCTCGTCGACAACCGCCCCGAGCTCTTCGACGGCTGCACCGAGGCCATCGGCGAGGTCGGCGGCTTCTCCATCACCGTCAAGGACGGCGTCCGCGCCTACCTCATCGAAACCGCCGAGAAGGGCATCGCCTGGATGCGGCTCCGCGTCCGCGGGCGCGCCGGCCACGGCTCCATGCTCACCGACGACAACTCCGTCACCCGCCTCTCCGAAGCCGTCGCGCGCCTCGGCAGGCACACCTTCCCGCTCGTCATGACCGACTCCGTGCGCGAGTTCCTCGCCGCCATCACCGAGCTCACCGGCCTGGAGTTCCCCGAGGACGACATCGACGGCGCCGTCGCCAAGCTCGGCGGCCTCGCCCGCATCATCGGCGCCACGCTCCGCGACACCGCCAACCCCACCATGCTCAACGCCGGCTACAAGGCCAACGTCATCCCCTCCAGCGCCGAGGCCGTCGTCGACTGCCGCATCCTCCCCGGCCGCCAACCCGCCTTCGAACGCGAACTCGACGAGATCCTCGGCCCCGACGTCGAGCGCGAATGGATCGCCAACCTCCCCGCCCTCGAAACCAGCTTCGACGGCCCCCTCGTCGACACCATGTCCGCCTCGATCATGGCCGAGGACCCCGGCGCCAAGGTCGTGCCCTACATGCTCTCCGGCGGCACCGACGCCAAGGCCTTCTCCCGCCTCGGCATCCGCTGCTTCGGCTTCGCACCCCTGAAACTGCCCGCCGACCTCGACTTCTCCGCCCTCTTCCACGGAGTCGACGAACGCGTCCCCATCGAAGCCCTCCAGTTCGGCACCCGTGTCCTGGACCGCTTCCTCCGCCACAGCTGA
- a CDS encoding DUF5131 family protein, whose amino-acid sequence MSTRSRIEWTETTWNPTTGCDKVSTGCDNCYALTLAKRLKAMGAAKYQADGDPRTSGPGFGVTTHVASLAEPLRWKQPRLVFVNSMSDLFHARVPLKFIQRVFRVMAATPQHTYQILTKRPLRLRRLGDRLQWPGNVWIGTSVESEDVLDRIDQLREVPAAVRFLSCEPLLGPLSGLNLGGIHWVIVGGESGVNARPMNEEWVLDIRDRCTQHGVPFFFKQWGGRTPKAGGRILQDRTWDEMPSKMSPGMPKQT is encoded by the coding sequence ATGAGTACGCGGTCTCGTATCGAATGGACAGAGACCACGTGGAACCCCACCACTGGGTGCGACAAGGTCTCCACTGGCTGCGACAACTGCTACGCCCTGACCCTCGCAAAGCGGCTCAAGGCTATGGGCGCAGCCAAGTACCAAGCAGACGGAGATCCTCGAACCAGCGGCCCGGGCTTCGGCGTGACCACGCATGTCGCATCGCTTGCAGAACCGCTGCGCTGGAAACAACCGCGGCTAGTGTTCGTCAACTCTATGAGCGACCTCTTCCACGCACGCGTGCCACTGAAGTTCATCCAACGCGTCTTCCGCGTTATGGCGGCCACCCCTCAGCACACCTATCAAATCCTGACCAAGCGACCGCTCCGCCTACGTCGCCTTGGTGACCGGTTGCAGTGGCCCGGCAATGTCTGGATAGGTACGTCGGTCGAGAGCGAAGACGTCCTCGACCGCATCGACCAACTCCGTGAAGTACCCGCCGCTGTGCGGTTCCTGTCCTGCGAGCCACTCCTGGGCCCGCTCTCCGGTCTCAACCTCGGCGGTATCCACTGGGTGATCGTTGGCGGTGAATCAGGCGTCAATGCCAGGCCAATGAACGAAGAATGGGTACTCGACATTCGTGACCGATGCACGCAGCACGGGGTCCCGTTCTTCTTCAAACAGTGGGGCGGTCGTACACCCAAAGCGGGAGGTAGGATATTGCAGGATCGGACATGGGACGAAATGCCATCAAAGATGAGTCCCGGCATGCCAAAACAGACTTAG
- a CDS encoding three-Cys-motif partner protein TcmP has product MTRLWGWWTEHKLQILEDYLQAFAVASSGTRERIYLDLFAGLLENRSRENNEEIFGSVHRALKVRPPFTHIQLFELPAAARRLETALRDIAPGRRNIRVHHGDCNRTITSALEELAPVRWAPTFAFVDQYAAEVHWSTLEQVAKFRRGKTKAEMWILFGTSFLPRGLEIGQEHMNAEFGDRLTDMYGSEEWQPIVHAQRRGILSPMEARFELVNLMRWRLERELGYKETHAFTMKNTGGADLYHMIFVSDHHAGNKIMRHLYKKALSRHEEMRQQALTMRRIKRQEASNEAKGLQGLFEVEPSMVRAPNINNSAGYIAEPPREPYQLR; this is encoded by the coding sequence ATGACGCGGTTGTGGGGTTGGTGGACCGAGCATAAGCTCCAGATACTAGAAGACTATCTTCAAGCATTCGCCGTTGCGTCCTCTGGAACGCGCGAGCGTATATATCTCGATCTCTTTGCAGGCCTATTGGAAAACCGGAGTCGCGAGAACAATGAAGAGATATTTGGTTCGGTACATCGAGCACTGAAGGTCCGGCCACCGTTCACGCATATCCAACTGTTCGAGTTGCCAGCGGCTGCTCGGCGGCTTGAAACTGCACTGCGCGATATTGCTCCAGGCAGGCGCAATATCAGGGTTCATCACGGCGACTGCAACCGGACCATTACTTCAGCATTGGAGGAGCTGGCGCCGGTTCGATGGGCTCCTACTTTCGCATTCGTGGACCAGTACGCAGCAGAGGTGCACTGGTCCACACTAGAACAAGTTGCGAAATTTCGTCGCGGCAAAACGAAAGCCGAGATGTGGATATTGTTTGGTACCAGTTTCCTTCCCCGCGGCCTTGAAATCGGCCAGGAGCACATGAACGCGGAGTTCGGCGATCGCTTGACTGACATGTATGGCTCAGAGGAGTGGCAACCAATTGTGCACGCTCAGCGTCGAGGGATATTGAGTCCAATGGAAGCACGTTTTGAACTCGTTAATCTGATGCGGTGGCGCTTGGAGCGCGAGCTAGGCTACAAAGAGACGCATGCCTTCACAATGAAGAACACAGGCGGAGCGGATCTATATCATATGATTTTCGTTTCTGACCATCATGCCGGAAACAAGATCATGAGGCATCTGTACAAGAAGGCGCTTAGTAGGCATGAGGAGATGCGACAACAGGCATTGACTATGCGTCGCATCAAGCGCCAGGAAGCTAGCAATGAAGCGAAGGGCCTTCAGGGGCTGTTCGAGGTTGAGCCAAGTATGGTCAGAGCTCCAAATATCAATAATAGTGCAGGTTATATTGCAGAGCCGCCACGGGAGCCATATCAGCTTCGATGA
- a CDS encoding helix-turn-helix domain-containing protein, whose amino-acid sequence MVDTEKLTKAPTFYTVREAAQVLRCNAPTLYRAIREDTFPAVRIRTRYVIPVKVIDQMVAEALATGSMVDIAKIAAERRVERELKQLGH is encoded by the coding sequence ATGGTTGACACAGAGAAACTCACGAAAGCACCCACGTTCTACACGGTCAGAGAAGCAGCTCAGGTGTTGCGATGCAACGCCCCGACCCTCTACCGCGCCATCCGCGAAGATACCTTCCCCGCGGTGCGAATCCGCACCCGCTATGTCATCCCAGTCAAGGTCATCGACCAGATGGTCGCCGAAGCCCTGGCGACCGGCAGCATGGTCGACATTGCCAAGATCGCGGCCGAGCGACGCGTTGAACGAGAACTCAAACAACTCGGTCACTAG
- a CDS encoding DUF262 domain-containing protein yields the protein MSEEGQILFDDQGSEEVTSEQEEPLNLENRERRLVTQPYDLSLGTLVDDIKKDRLLLNIEYQRQYVWDRAKASRLIESLLLNIPVPVCYFAENEEGAYEVIDGLQRITTISDYLEGKFELKGIPVLSELEGKFFSDLSQRDQRRLSGRTIRCIVITEDSDPDIKFDVFERLNTGSARLGAQELRNCIYRGELNDFLRRVSELPYFTGILSGIRNRRMEFEELALRFLALHGTIVSYRPPLRQLLNEYMRKNRADIPNQREMDLFADVCRTVAEVFGDSAFRLSAPNGRPAPGMNKALFDAIMISFSHADRKAIRAAPQAVRELRDQLLQDEDFLFAIGRATADRSRMHYRVSRFSEGLAKRGISSSLHKALESAR from the coding sequence ATGTCCGAAGAAGGCCAGATCTTGTTCGATGACCAAGGCTCTGAGGAGGTAACGAGCGAGCAAGAAGAGCCCTTGAACCTTGAAAATCGAGAACGACGACTCGTAACGCAACCATATGATCTATCTCTCGGTACGCTAGTTGATGACATTAAAAAAGATCGCCTCCTCCTCAATATTGAGTATCAACGACAGTACGTCTGGGATAGAGCCAAAGCAAGTAGGCTAATCGAGAGTCTTCTGCTTAATATTCCAGTCCCCGTTTGCTATTTCGCTGAAAATGAGGAAGGTGCATACGAAGTAATTGACGGACTACAACGTATCACCACCATTAGCGATTACCTTGAGGGGAAGTTCGAACTTAAAGGAATTCCAGTTCTCTCGGAGCTGGAAGGGAAGTTCTTCTCTGACCTGTCGCAGCGCGATCAACGGCGTCTTAGTGGACGGACGATTCGTTGTATTGTTATCACGGAGGACTCTGATCCGGACATCAAGTTTGACGTATTTGAGCGACTGAATACCGGATCTGCTCGCCTAGGTGCACAGGAACTCAGGAACTGCATCTACCGAGGTGAACTAAACGACTTCTTGAGGCGCGTATCCGAACTGCCATACTTCACGGGTATTCTTAGCGGCATCCGAAATCGGCGCATGGAGTTCGAGGAACTTGCCCTGCGATTCCTTGCTCTTCACGGGACTATTGTCAGCTATCGACCTCCTCTTCGCCAGCTACTTAACGAGTACATGCGAAAGAATCGGGCAGACATCCCAAATCAGAGGGAAATGGATCTCTTTGCTGATGTGTGCCGTACGGTAGCAGAGGTATTTGGCGACTCCGCCTTCAGGCTTTCCGCGCCGAATGGGAGGCCCGCGCCGGGAATGAACAAGGCTCTATTCGATGCAATCATGATCTCTTTTTCACATGCGGATCGTAAGGCGATCCGTGCCGCACCTCAGGCTGTTCGCGAGCTACGAGATCAACTTCTCCAGGACGAAGATTTTCTCTTTGCTATTGGCCGCGCTACTGCCGATCGCTCTCGAATGCACTATCGAGTTTCCCGGTTTTCCGAGGGGCTGGCGAAACGCGGGATCTCCAGCTCCCTGCACAAAGCACTCGAGAGTGCGCGATAA
- a CDS encoding MAE_28990/MAE_18760 family HEPN-like nuclease codes for MRRTEEAVQLENAVHRACLVLLVAHFEGFAKAALSEYVDEICAVRPPARKVPPAFLELFTRDRIREIAALSPGVDRVHRTRRLFTTFSALWDQERSIDPKVISATILARQMTSLKPEVLRESFALIGIDDIIVSASSYLQSSNRGIRVDIKLEEIVAKRNLIAHGDYSVKPTSAELEDYIQFFMAVADAFSECVVHAIEEACTLRSTS; via the coding sequence GTGCGCCGTACTGAAGAGGCTGTCCAGCTCGAGAATGCAGTTCACCGTGCCTGCCTTGTCCTTCTGGTAGCCCACTTCGAGGGTTTTGCCAAAGCCGCGCTTAGCGAGTACGTTGATGAGATATGCGCGGTTCGGCCCCCCGCGCGTAAAGTGCCGCCAGCATTCCTTGAGTTGTTTACTCGAGATAGAATTCGGGAGATTGCTGCGCTCTCTCCCGGAGTTGATCGAGTGCATCGAACCAGGAGACTTTTTACGACATTTTCGGCTTTGTGGGATCAGGAGCGTTCAATTGATCCAAAAGTCATTTCCGCAACGATCCTTGCTCGTCAAATGACAAGCCTTAAGCCCGAGGTGCTACGCGAGTCATTTGCACTGATCGGCATTGACGACATCATCGTCAGTGCATCTTCGTATCTACAGAGTTCCAATCGCGGCATCCGCGTCGACATTAAGCTTGAGGAGATTGTCGCCAAGAGAAATCTAATCGCACACGGAGATTACTCAGTTAAGCCGACTTCGGCAGAACTAGAAGATTACATCCAATTCTTCATGGCTGTTGCCGATGCTTTCTCGGAGTGCGTCGTGCACGCTATCGAAGAAGCATGCACGCTTAGGTCAACATCTTGA
- a CDS encoding GNAT family N-acetyltransferase, which translates to MIVRLAREQDFPGFLGLAAEVEHYFGPMVDDPGFHSAVDKHIRRSTALVAVSSGSDLIGGLLFGTNASMCHIHWLVVSEKERGRGVGRALITDATRTFVQGPGSIEVVTFGADHPNAAASGAHTFYERLGFVPAEAADPGTDGGSRQIYRRAVT; encoded by the coding sequence GTGATCGTGAGACTGGCGCGAGAGCAGGACTTCCCAGGCTTTCTTGGTCTGGCAGCCGAGGTCGAGCACTACTTCGGCCCGATGGTTGACGATCCCGGTTTCCATAGCGCTGTGGACAAGCACATTCGCCGATCCACGGCACTTGTCGCCGTTTCATCGGGATCGGATCTCATCGGCGGCCTGTTGTTCGGCACCAACGCCTCGATGTGCCACATCCACTGGCTGGTCGTCTCAGAGAAGGAACGCGGGAGGGGCGTCGGTCGCGCACTGATCACGGACGCCACACGTACGTTTGTGCAGGGTCCGGGCAGCATTGAAGTGGTCACCTTTGGAGCCGACCACCCCAACGCCGCGGCTAGCGGTGCACACACCTTCTACGAACGCCTCGGTTTCGTCCCGGCCGAGGCCGCCGATCCGGGTACAGATGGCGGTTCACGGCAGATCTATCGCCGGGCGGTCACCTAG
- a CDS encoding IS982 family transposase, with amino-acid sequence MTTDLNTLLTALYVKIDDRLAGRTRVGRPPKLTDAELVTLAVAQALLGFTSEARWLRFLPARLPGAFRYLPGQSGYNRRLRAALPLVKQVMRWLATDTDLWSDTTWIVDSTPVECGRSRPAVKRSELAGWAHYGYCRSHSRWFWGLRLHLVCTPAGLPITWALADPKIDERQVLMALCDHEPHLLTDRPGLLIIADKGYVSRELDHFLAEREVRLIRPSYRNRTPHPGEPLLKSIRQLIESVNDTLKGQLNLEQHSGRTIDGVGVRIAQRLLALTAVIWHNRATGAPLTRSLTAYDH; translated from the coding sequence GTGACGACAGACCTGAACACCCTTCTCACCGCACTCTACGTCAAGATCGACGACCGTCTCGCGGGCAGGACCCGCGTGGGCAGGCCACCGAAGCTCACCGACGCCGAACTGGTCACCCTGGCGGTGGCCCAGGCGCTGCTGGGGTTCACCTCCGAGGCCCGCTGGCTGCGGTTCCTGCCCGCCCGGCTGCCCGGGGCGTTTCGGTACCTGCCCGGCCAGTCCGGGTACAACCGCCGCCTGCGGGCGGCGCTGCCGCTGGTCAAGCAGGTGATGCGGTGGCTGGCCACCGACACCGACCTGTGGAGTGACACCACGTGGATCGTCGACTCCACCCCGGTGGAATGCGGCCGGTCCCGCCCCGCGGTGAAGCGTTCGGAACTGGCCGGGTGGGCGCACTACGGCTACTGCCGCTCGCACTCCCGCTGGTTCTGGGGCCTGCGGCTGCACCTGGTCTGCACCCCCGCCGGACTGCCGATCACCTGGGCGTTGGCCGACCCGAAGATCGACGAGCGGCAGGTGCTCATGGCCCTGTGCGACCACGAACCCCACCTGCTCACCGACCGCCCCGGACTGCTGATCATCGCCGACAAGGGCTACGTCTCCCGCGAGCTTGACCACTTCCTCGCCGAGCGTGAGGTGCGGCTGATCCGGCCGTCCTACCGCAACCGCACACCCCACCCCGGTGAGCCACTGCTCAAGTCCATCCGTCAGCTGATCGAGTCGGTCAACGACACCTTGAAAGGCCAGCTCAACCTGGAACAGCACAGCGGACGCACCATCGACGGTGTCGGAGTCCGCATCGCCCAACGACTCCTGGCCCTCACCGCGGTGATCTGGCACAACCGAGCCACCGGAGCACCCCTCACCCGATCACTGACCGCCTACGACCACTGA
- a CDS encoding DUF6355 family natural product biosynthesis protein, protein MRKKLRAPVALAAAIVATASMVTPASANLSAFAPCGYDESTPVGQPEHRRDAKYHHCGDHTVSVQIQVDLATQPDYTFCTQRILTPHWYYLGSANAVNHAWYTGRLC, encoded by the coding sequence ATGCGCAAGAAACTTCGGGCCCCCGTCGCGCTCGCGGCTGCGATCGTCGCCACGGCGTCCATGGTCACGCCCGCGAGCGCGAATCTGTCGGCCTTTGCCCCGTGCGGATACGACGAGTCAACTCCCGTCGGCCAACCCGAGCACCGCCGTGATGCCAAGTACCATCACTGCGGCGACCACACTGTGAGCGTCCAGATCCAGGTCGACCTCGCCACGCAGCCGGACTACACTTTCTGTACCCAGCGCATTCTCACTCCTCATTGGTACTACCTCGGCAGTGCGAACGCCGTCAACCACGCCTGGTACACCGGCCGCCTCTGCTGA
- a CDS encoding IS3 family transposase, which translates to MLQKRRRPDRSVALMCRVLQVSRSGFYQWQHRQSRPVSGRRAANQMLLTEIRRIQSTCSAYGSPRIHQQLRNAQVTAGRHRIAKLMRDNNIRARRGPVKSRSRAAPPRRRPEITDRVRREFTRTEPNHGDPQRPGCFVGGESRTKQRHVGEPYLAHLHRDAHPRQPHGDAGPWIPWSRCATSWPAPRMTSSSPSWSTTRSARSAVRHRRDRARRTSIRRPRLS; encoded by the coding sequence ATGTTGCAGAAGCGACGCCGCCCCGATCGGTCAGTGGCGTTGATGTGCCGGGTGCTGCAGGTGTCACGATCGGGTTTCTACCAATGGCAACACCGCCAGAGCCGACCCGTGTCCGGTCGCCGGGCGGCGAACCAGATGCTGCTCACCGAGATCCGGCGAATCCAATCCACCTGCTCGGCCTACGGTTCGCCACGCATCCATCAGCAACTCCGCAACGCCCAGGTCACCGCGGGCCGGCACCGGATCGCGAAGCTGATGCGGGACAACAACATTCGAGCACGCCGAGGCCCGGTCAAGTCCCGCTCCCGGGCCGCCCCGCCCCGCAGGCGACCGGAGATCACCGACCGCGTCCGCCGCGAGTTCACCCGCACCGAACCCAACCACGGCGATCCGCAACGTCCTGGATGCTTCGTTGGTGGCGAAAGCCGAACGAAACAACGGCATGTCGGCGAGCCGTACCTCGCACACCTCCACCGAGACGCCCACCCACGTCAGCCCCATGGCGACGCCGGGCCATGGATACCTTGGTCGCGCTGTGCGACATCCTGGCCTGCACCCCGAATGACCTCATCGAGCCCGTCATGGTCAACCACCAGGTCCGCAAGGTCAGCGGTGAGGCATCGGCGCGACCGAGCGCGCCGCACCAGCATCCGCCGCCCCAGGTTGTCGTGA
- a CDS encoding MFS transporter has translation MVSAFFSSAYIAISTLFLVRVIGLSAGIVGLLGSLGLIGALLGAMLARRLSAKVGAARLLVSVAVVQGLAYLLFPLTGPGWQLAWYVVGGILTSTCVIIVIVVQVSFQQTLCPDHLLGRMNATMNFLYWGAAPLGSLLAGVLASGVGLRPMLWVTAGGMLLAAVPLLASPLRTMVELPTGEPDPAEPTNQ, from the coding sequence ATGGTCTCGGCGTTCTTCTCCAGCGCCTACATCGCGATTTCGACGCTCTTCCTCGTACGCGTGATCGGGCTGTCCGCTGGAATCGTGGGGCTCCTCGGAAGCCTCGGCCTGATCGGTGCCCTGCTGGGGGCGATGCTGGCCAGGCGGTTGAGCGCCAAGGTCGGTGCCGCCCGGCTCCTGGTGTCGGTCGCGGTGGTCCAAGGCCTGGCCTACCTGCTCTTCCCGTTGACCGGGCCCGGATGGCAGCTTGCGTGGTACGTGGTGGGAGGCATTCTCACCAGCACCTGTGTGATCATCGTGATCGTCGTCCAGGTGAGCTTCCAGCAGACCCTGTGCCCGGATCACCTGCTCGGCCGCATGAACGCGACGATGAACTTCCTCTACTGGGGCGCCGCGCCGCTCGGCAGCCTGCTCGCCGGTGTGCTCGCCTCCGGCGTCGGCTTGCGCCCGATGCTGTGGGTGACGGCCGGCGGGATGCTGCTCGCCGCCGTGCCGCTCCTCGCATCGCCGCTGCGCACGATGGTCGAACTCCCCACCGGTGAGCCCGACCCCGCGGAGCCGACCAACCAGTGA
- a CDS encoding serine hydrolase domain-containing protein, protein MSRVDATAEWITEMLPQLVEQHDVVGAQVAVLVDDQVVDAAAGVLNVATGVPVTTEALFQIGSITKVWTATLVQELVNEGLVDLDLPVRRYLTDFRLADRLAGDTVTTRQLLCHTGGFEGDLFTDTGNNDDAVEKYVSTLADARQLFPPGERFSYCNSGYVVLGRLVEVLRGRSFNSVLRDRLITPLGLSHVATSVSEAIVRLPAVGHLRSSPGGRNEPVKTWSLAASNAPAGALLTMSARDLLGFVKMHLAREDFDAMRRPQVAVPDLGLYNGHWGLGWALPDYGGPLVIGHTGRTAGQRAFLRVAPEAGVAVAMLSNGGDVFPVFEEMFGHLLRELAGVVQPALPVPPATPPRLDADRITGTYRSALADNMIDVDETGRVWLRIAMHTDQSTPADALEVVALNENAVIRVVPEEGAHQVIGLVDDAATGRVQFLHTSRLIPRLYQ, encoded by the coding sequence GTGAGCAGAGTGGACGCCACGGCCGAGTGGATCACCGAGATGTTGCCTCAGCTGGTGGAGCAGCACGACGTGGTCGGCGCCCAGGTCGCGGTGCTGGTGGATGATCAAGTCGTCGATGCCGCGGCAGGCGTGCTCAACGTGGCAACCGGCGTTCCGGTGACCACCGAGGCGCTGTTTCAGATCGGCTCGATCACCAAGGTGTGGACGGCGACGCTGGTGCAGGAGTTGGTCAACGAAGGACTGGTCGATCTCGACCTGCCGGTCCGGCGCTACCTCACCGATTTCCGGCTCGCCGACCGGCTCGCGGGTGACACCGTGACCACACGGCAGCTGCTCTGCCACACCGGCGGATTCGAAGGTGACCTGTTCACCGACACCGGTAACAACGACGACGCTGTGGAAAAGTACGTTTCCACCCTCGCCGACGCCCGCCAGTTGTTCCCACCGGGTGAACGGTTCTCCTACTGCAACAGCGGTTACGTGGTGCTCGGGCGTCTGGTCGAGGTGCTGCGGGGGCGATCGTTCAACTCCGTGCTGCGCGACCGGCTGATCACGCCGTTGGGACTGTCCCATGTCGCGACGTCGGTCAGCGAAGCGATCGTGCGACTACCGGCGGTGGGCCACCTCCGGTCCTCGCCGGGCGGCCGGAACGAACCGGTGAAGACGTGGTCGCTGGCGGCGTCGAACGCTCCGGCAGGTGCCCTGCTGACGATGAGCGCACGTGACCTGCTCGGTTTCGTAAAGATGCATCTGGCGCGCGAAGACTTCGACGCGATGCGGCGTCCCCAGGTCGCGGTGCCCGACTTGGGGCTGTACAACGGGCATTGGGGTCTGGGGTGGGCTTTGCCGGACTACGGCGGTCCACTGGTGATCGGGCACACCGGACGGACGGCAGGCCAGCGCGCGTTCCTCCGCGTTGCTCCCGAGGCCGGGGTCGCGGTGGCGATGCTCAGCAACGGCGGAGACGTGTTCCCCGTGTTCGAAGAAATGTTCGGCCACCTGTTGCGCGAACTGGCCGGAGTGGTTCAGCCCGCCCTGCCTGTTCCGCCTGCGACTCCTCCACGCCTGGACGCCGACCGGATCACCGGGACGTATCGGTCCGCCCTTGCCGACAACATGATTGACGTCGACGAGACCGGACGTGTGTGGCTGCGCATCGCGATGCACACCGACCAGTCGACACCGGCGGACGCGCTGGAGGTGGTCGCGCTCAACGAGAACGCGGTGATCAGGGTGGTGCCCGAGGAGGGAGCGCACCAGGTGATCGGCCTTGTCGACGACGCCGCCACCGGCCGCGTCCAGTTTCTGCACACGAGTCGCCTGATTCCGCGTCTGTACCAATGA
- a CDS encoding TIGR02391 family protein — protein sequence MRARPQFLRGDFEAAAFMAMKEVEVAVRARAGLSNTLVGTSLMQEAFKKPKDSNDPAIGGPLWQPGSEPGEAVALMELFTGAIGLFKNPVSHRRVDLTDPAEAAEIVLLAGLLLRLVTKIPPSASS from the coding sequence TTGCGTGCTCGCCCGCAGTTCCTCCGGGGCGACTTCGAGGCCGCTGCGTTCATGGCGATGAAGGAAGTCGAGGTCGCGGTCCGTGCACGAGCGGGGCTGTCGAACACGTTGGTGGGCACCAGTCTCATGCAGGAGGCGTTCAAGAAACCCAAGGACTCCAACGATCCCGCGATCGGGGGTCCGCTGTGGCAGCCTGGCTCTGAGCCGGGTGAGGCGGTCGCGTTGATGGAGTTGTTCACGGGCGCGATCGGGTTGTTCAAGAACCCGGTCAGCCATCGTCGGGTCGACCTTACTGACCCGGCCGAGGCCGCCGAGATCGTGCTCCTGGCGGGCCTCTTGCTGCGCCTGGTCACCAAGATTCCGCCCTCCGCATCGTCCTGA
- a CDS encoding helix-turn-helix domain-containing protein, producing the protein MIPDQPDTTASNTVDKFDDEHYPAYTMGRAAEMLGTSQGFLRSLDEAGLIEPQRSAGGHRRYSRHQLRLAARVRELVDQGTPVDAACRIVTLEDQLHEAQRRSDEHRCPD; encoded by the coding sequence ATGATCCCTGACCAACCCGACACGACCGCGTCGAACACCGTGGACAAGTTCGACGACGAGCATTACCCCGCCTACACCATGGGCCGGGCCGCGGAGATGCTGGGCACGTCGCAGGGGTTCCTGCGGAGCCTGGACGAAGCGGGACTGATTGAGCCGCAGCGCTCCGCCGGTGGGCACCGCCGCTACTCCCGCCACCAGCTGCGCTTGGCCGCACGCGTGCGGGAACTGGTCGACCAGGGCACCCCTGTTGACGCGGCCTGCCGCATCGTCACCCTCGAAGACCAGCTCCACGAAGCCCAGCGGCGCAGCGATGAGCATCGCTGCCCCGACTGA
- a CDS encoding MarR family transcriptional regulator — protein MRRQHPRIPGEHIDLLHLVGAEEGSVTVAELARILRVSTTAVLRAATRLHAAGLPSCDTTAEPEHLRCRLTAC, from the coding sequence ATGCGTCGTCAGCATCCGCGCATCCCCGGCGAGCACATCGACCTCCTGCACCTCGTCGGTGCCGAGGAGGGCTCCGTCACCGTGGCCGAGCTCGCGCGCATCCTGCGCGTCAGCACCACCGCGGTCCTGCGTGCTGCGACTCGCCTGCACGCGGCCGGGCTGCCCTCCTGCGACACCACCGCGGAGCCCGAGCACCTGCGCTGCCGCTTGACTGCCTGCTGA